The Mercurialis annua linkage group LG2, ddMerAnnu1.2, whole genome shotgun sequence genome contains a region encoding:
- the LOC126668644 gene encoding protein FAR1-RELATED SEQUENCE 5-like translates to MDIEEACVGMKFDNEENVYTFYKSYAHKLGFSVRKQYVHRVDGQVRRRTFCCSRQGQKGVDKRSEQVKFEHPISRVNCLAQMTCQLKPNGMFEVISFNAEHSHELTPTPMKHMLRSQRQITLAHKAVADDAAKAGLSTKSTIDLLTSQSGGREFNGFLDSDFRNYISAKRRTEMIKGDGHAIMDYFHKMQLQDPSYFYLVQLDDNDNSILNVFWADGRSIIDYQHFGDVVCFDTTYRTNEYGRPFAPFIGVNQHKKSIIFGAALLYDETISSFKWLFETFLSAMSGKHPRTILTDQCPAMANAIEEVFSETHHRLCVWHIYQNAAKNLSHVFHSSKQFAYDFSSCVYGYEEEDKWLQAWDDMLDKYMLTDNKWCNGIFEVRKKWAMVYGRHMFTADMMSTQRSESMNNVLKKYLDAKNNFMHFFDNYNRLLSNKRYEELLIEFKMRERVPILQADVEMLRHASKIYTPTVFKMFQDEYMKILDCIMYKVDKSEHITSYKVQCGRKDQEHLVTLEASTQSVKCSCMKFIFVGILCAHTLKILDKKNIKQIPPQYIWKRWTRDAKIGMIEDNCNIAVGSSPQESIGKRYSSLSHNFREILTLASESEDMYEHACEDFKKLLKDLQVMKVSNDPSNLSNSKDNKTFSPIISEVKKKATVGRPSNRIKGALERKKKIKRQSKSQDGGMDSTNKSKEKKKDVKNIDVRRRMHQLLSRRSERRITSIGKYYSVLFWASKSKLKTRQANWALKPTTDEIGNFLKGLQGEIDVRVALGIVENYRGDDNRVVTDKEGKELGGLHKFLFGSYSYGSLVVLDVHVGSVSCLTWSGEFILSTS, encoded by the exons ATGGATATCGAGGAGGCTTGTGTTGGTATGAAATTTGATAATGAAGAGAATGTGTatactttttataaaagttatgcCCATAAACTTGGATTTAGTGTTAGAAAACAATATGTGCATCGTGTGGATGGACAGGTTAGAAGAAGAACTTTTTGTTGTTCAAGACAAGGTCAAAAAGGTGTGGACAAAAGATCTGAACAAGTGAAGTTTGAGCATCCAATTTCCCGAGTCAATTGTTTGGCACAAATGACATGTCAACTTAAACCGAACGGTATGTTTGAAGTTATTTCTTTTAATGCTGAGCATAGCCATGAACTTACTCCTACACCAATGAAGCACATGTTAAGATCACAAAGACAAATCACATTAGCCCATAAAGCTGTTGCTGATGATGCTGCAAAAGCTGGATTATCTACTAAGTCCACTATTGATTTACTAACTTCACAAAGTGGGGGTCGTGAATTTAATGGATTTTTAGATAGTGATTTTAGAAATTATATATCTGCCAAGCGTAGAACAGAAATGATTAAAGGAGATGGTCATGCTATTAtggattattttcataaaatgcaATTACAAGAtccttcttatttttatttggtgCAACTTGATGATAATGATAATTCCATATTAAATGTGTTCTGGGCAGATGGGAGGTCAATTATCGATTACCAACATTTTGGAGATGTTGTATGTTTTGATACAACTTATAGAACCAATGAGTATGGTAGGCCGTTTGCTCCATTTATTGGTGTtaatcaacataaaaaaagtattatttttggTGCAGCTTTACTATATGATGAAACAATATCATCATTTAAATGGTTGTTTGAGACCTTCCTCAGTGCAATGTCTGGTAAGCATCCTAGGACAATATTGACAGACCAATGCCCCGCAATGGCCAATGCAATTGAAGAAGTGTTTTCTGAAACTCATCATCGATTATGTGTGTGGCATATTTATCAGAATGCTGCTAAAAATTTAAGTCATGTTTTTCATTCATCAAAACAATTTGCATATGATTTTAGCTCTTGTGTATATGGTTATGAAGAGGAAGACAAATGGCTTCAAGCTTGGGATGatatgctagataagtatatgCTTACTGATAATAAATGGTGCAATGGAATTTTTGAAGTAAGAAAAAAATGGGCTATGGTATATGGGCGGCATATGTTTACAGCTGATATGATGAGCACTCAGCGAAGTGAGTCAATGAATAATGTCCTCAAGAAATACTTGGATGCAAAGAATAACTTTATGCATTTCTTTGATAATTATAACAGGTTGTTGTCAAATAAACGATATGAAGAGTTGTTAATAGAGTTCAAAATGAGAGAGAGGGTTCCAATTTTACAAGCTGATGTAGAGATGTTAAGACATGCTTCAAAAATATACACTCCAACAGTGTTTAAGATGTTTCAAGATGAATATATGAAGATTTTAGATTGTATTATGTACAAAGTTGACAAGTCTGAACATATTACAAGCTATAAAGTCCAGTGTGGTAGAAAGGATCAAGAACATTTGGTCACATTAGAAGCATCAACACAATCAGTTAAATGTAGttgtatgaaatttatttttgtggGAATTTTATGCGCACATACTTTGAAAATCCttgataagaaaaatattaaacagATTCCACCACAATACATCTGGAAGAGATGGACAAGAGATGCAAAGATTGGAATGATTGAGGACAATTGTAACATTGCGGTTGGAAGTAGTCCGCAAGAGTCAATTGGAAAAAGATATTCATCTTTGAGTCATAATTTTCGAGAAATATTGACACTTGCATCAGAAAGTGAGGATATGTATGAGCATGCATGTGaagatttcaaaaaattattgaaagacTTACAAGTAATGAAGGTAAGTAATGATCCATCTAATCTGTCCAATTCAAAAGATAACAAAACATTTTCTCCTATTATATCTGAAGTCAAGAAAAAAGCGACTGTTGGACGTCCAAGTAATAGGATAAAAGGTGCtttagaaagaaagaaaaaaattaaacgtcAATCTAAATCACag gaTGGCGGTATGGATTCTACTAACAAGtccaaagaaaagaagaaagacgTCAAAAATATTGATGTAAGaa GACGAATGCATCAATTATTATCAAGAAGATCTGAACGTCGAATTACAAGTATTGGAAAATACTACTCAG TGTTATTTTGGGCCTCAAAGTCCAAACTTAAAACCCGCCAAGCCAACTGGGCTCTGAAGCCCACAACCGATGAAATTGGAAATTTTCTGAAGGGATTACAG GGAGAGATTGATGTTAGAGTCGCACTCGGCATAGTTGAAAATTATAGAGGAGACGATAACAGAGTCGTCACAGACAAAGAGG GAAAAGAGCTTGGTGGTTtgcataaatttttatttgggtCTTACTCGTATGGCTCTTTAGTTGTACTCGATGTCCATGTAGGCTCTGTTTCTTGCCTGACTTGGAGTGGCGAGTTCATCTTAAGCACTTCATAA
- the LOC126667306 gene encoding WAT1-related protein At4g30420-like isoform X1: MGGLLDEYKPEIAMFGLQFCYAGVAVLTRAALVRGMSPSVFVVYRQAIATLMVAPIAYFSRRKSDGSSITIRSFSLICLASLIGVTINQNIFFEGVYLVSSSMASAMGNLVPAITFILAAFMGLEKINIRSIRSIAKIVGTVLCVSGAIAMALLRGPKLLNSFVLGGDDWLVGCLLLFASSCCWSFWLILQVKITSSYPDHLSMSAWMCFMGTVQSAILTMFLETDLNRWKLHSYLELICCLFTGIIGSGVSFVVQAWCISKRGPLFSAMFNPLSTLIATFLASLFLHEQIYMGSLIGAVGVIMGLYAVLWGKAKDVGIKNEDEIDPKVEIDGMRTSNSLKDESMEEGNCKADIEEPLLAHRSISSSLI; the protein is encoded by the exons ATGGGTGGATTATTAGATGAATACAAGCCTGAGATTGCTATGTTTGGTCTGCAATTCTGTTATGCAGGTGTCGCAGTTTTGACTAGAGCGGCTCTTGTACGAGGAATGAGTCCCAGTGTTTTTGTTGTATACAGACAAGCCATTGCCACATTGATGGTTGCTCCTATTGCTTATTTTTCAAG GAGAAAGTCAGATGGGAGTTCTATTACGATACGGAGCTTTTCTTTAATCTGTTTGGCTTCACTTATAGG TGTTACTATCAATCAAAATATATTCTTTGAAGGTGTTTATTTAGTCTCGTCATCAATGGCAAGCGCAATGGGCAATCTAGTCCCTGCAATCACATTTATCCTGGCAGCATTTATGGG TTTAGAGAAGATTAATATAAGAAGCATAAGAAGTATAGCAAAAATAGTGGGAACAGTGTTGTGTGTGAGTGGAGCTATAGCAATGGCATTGCTTAGAGGACCCAAACTACTAAATTCATTTGTTTTGGGAGGTGATGATTGGTTAGTGGGCTGCTTACTTCTCTTTGCAAGTTCTTGCTGCTGGTCTTTTTGGCTTATTTTGCAG GTTAAAATCACATCAAGCTATCCTGATCACCTATCCATGTcagcttggatgtgtttcatggGAACAGTACAGTCTGCAATTCTCACAATGTTCTTGGAGACAGATCTAAATCGATGGAAATTGCATTCATATTTAGAGCTCATCTGCTGCTTATTTACA GGAATTATAGGATCTGGAGTTTCGTTCGTGGTTCAAGCATGGTGTATATCAAAACGAGGTCCTCTATTTTCTGCAATGTTCAACCCTTTAAGCACTCTCATTGCAACTTTCTTAGCTTCTTTGTTTCTGCATGAGCAGATTTACATGGGAAG CTTGATAGGCGCAGTTGGTGTGATCATGGGTTTATATGCTGTGCTATGGGGTAAGGCAAAGGATGTTGGTATTAAAAATGAAGATGAGATTGATCCGAAGGTGGAGATTGATGGAATGCGAACTTCAAATAGCTTGAAAGATGAATCTATGGAAGAAGGAAATTGTAAAGCTGATATAGAAGAACCTCTTTTGGCTCATAGATCGATCTCTAGTTCACTTATTTAG
- the LOC126667306 gene encoding WAT1-related protein At4g30420-like isoform X2 encodes MSPSVFVVYRQAIATLMVAPIAYFSRRKSDGSSITIRSFSLICLASLIGVTINQNIFFEGVYLVSSSMASAMGNLVPAITFILAAFMGLEKINIRSIRSIAKIVGTVLCVSGAIAMALLRGPKLLNSFVLGGDDWLVGCLLLFASSCCWSFWLILQVKITSSYPDHLSMSAWMCFMGTVQSAILTMFLETDLNRWKLHSYLELICCLFTGIIGSGVSFVVQAWCISKRGPLFSAMFNPLSTLIATFLASLFLHEQIYMGSLIGAVGVIMGLYAVLWGKAKDVGIKNEDEIDPKVEIDGMRTSNSLKDESMEEGNCKADIEEPLLAHRSISSSLI; translated from the exons ATGAGTCCCAGTGTTTTTGTTGTATACAGACAAGCCATTGCCACATTGATGGTTGCTCCTATTGCTTATTTTTCAAG GAGAAAGTCAGATGGGAGTTCTATTACGATACGGAGCTTTTCTTTAATCTGTTTGGCTTCACTTATAGG TGTTACTATCAATCAAAATATATTCTTTGAAGGTGTTTATTTAGTCTCGTCATCAATGGCAAGCGCAATGGGCAATCTAGTCCCTGCAATCACATTTATCCTGGCAGCATTTATGGG TTTAGAGAAGATTAATATAAGAAGCATAAGAAGTATAGCAAAAATAGTGGGAACAGTGTTGTGTGTGAGTGGAGCTATAGCAATGGCATTGCTTAGAGGACCCAAACTACTAAATTCATTTGTTTTGGGAGGTGATGATTGGTTAGTGGGCTGCTTACTTCTCTTTGCAAGTTCTTGCTGCTGGTCTTTTTGGCTTATTTTGCAG GTTAAAATCACATCAAGCTATCCTGATCACCTATCCATGTcagcttggatgtgtttcatggGAACAGTACAGTCTGCAATTCTCACAATGTTCTTGGAGACAGATCTAAATCGATGGAAATTGCATTCATATTTAGAGCTCATCTGCTGCTTATTTACA GGAATTATAGGATCTGGAGTTTCGTTCGTGGTTCAAGCATGGTGTATATCAAAACGAGGTCCTCTATTTTCTGCAATGTTCAACCCTTTAAGCACTCTCATTGCAACTTTCTTAGCTTCTTTGTTTCTGCATGAGCAGATTTACATGGGAAG CTTGATAGGCGCAGTTGGTGTGATCATGGGTTTATATGCTGTGCTATGGGGTAAGGCAAAGGATGTTGGTATTAAAAATGAAGATGAGATTGATCCGAAGGTGGAGATTGATGGAATGCGAACTTCAAATAGCTTGAAAGATGAATCTATGGAAGAAGGAAATTGTAAAGCTGATATAGAAGAACCTCTTTTGGCTCATAGATCGATCTCTAGTTCACTTATTTAG